One Dysosmobacter welbionis DNA segment encodes these proteins:
- a CDS encoding Wadjet anti-phage system protein JetA family protein produces MLIWDRCSTSQDYSIGKGALTELAETYMEGLGTILPLDEEDSPGESATDARSQGLLFVRRLRDAGWVEDLEGGYEEENRTALSALAVRLLQLFDELLHPKTVTYSGKLLKAYRLLQDMEHEKSPYENVLKEVSADMADLNTSLRQLNASIGSYIDQLTRNRTPQEVLDLFQQYEDEVVVAAYHRFKTSDNLFQYRTEILEGLDACNGQYAEALAADYCRVERVSESEAAIAVRRLVQKVRDDLEIMRDLLSEIDRNHVTYRKRAVQRAQFMLLSDGSAQGKISDLLRYYAQTIQRPEELFEPDESPLSRHWKFYPTEILGRNFLKPAVNSRKPTPIEQAPPEPPISEEELQRQQELLLEYVRQAVTLENVNRFAGQVLNHRETVSALELASTQSQEFIKIIGLHTYSQSPDRNYEISEQEEWVSCGGFRFQQFWIRRRS; encoded by the coding sequence ATGCTGATCTGGGACAGATGCAGCACATCCCAGGACTACAGCATCGGGAAAGGTGCTCTTACAGAACTGGCAGAGACCTATATGGAAGGACTGGGCACGATCCTGCCGCTTGATGAAGAGGATTCCCCGGGCGAATCAGCCACGGATGCCAGGAGCCAAGGATTGCTGTTTGTGCGCCGTTTACGGGACGCAGGGTGGGTGGAAGATCTGGAGGGCGGATATGAGGAGGAAAACCGCACGGCCCTGTCTGCCCTGGCTGTCCGTCTGCTGCAACTTTTTGATGAACTGCTCCATCCCAAGACTGTCACATACAGCGGAAAGCTTTTAAAGGCTTATCGATTGCTCCAGGACATGGAGCACGAAAAAAGCCCTTATGAAAATGTGCTCAAAGAGGTCTCCGCTGACATGGCGGACCTGAACACCTCTCTGCGGCAGCTCAATGCATCTATCGGGAGCTACATCGACCAGCTGACTCGGAATCGGACCCCTCAGGAAGTCTTGGACCTATTTCAGCAATATGAGGACGAAGTCGTGGTGGCGGCCTACCACCGTTTTAAAACCAGTGACAATCTGTTCCAATATAGGACAGAGATCCTAGAGGGCTTGGATGCCTGCAACGGGCAGTATGCTGAGGCATTGGCTGCGGATTACTGCAGAGTGGAGCGGGTCAGCGAGTCGGAAGCCGCCATTGCAGTACGAAGGCTGGTTCAGAAAGTGCGGGATGATCTGGAGATTATGCGGGATCTGCTCTCGGAGATCGATCGCAACCATGTGACCTACCGGAAGCGGGCTGTGCAGCGGGCACAGTTCATGCTGCTCTCCGACGGCTCCGCTCAAGGAAAAATCAGCGATCTGCTGCGGTATTACGCCCAAACCATTCAGCGCCCGGAAGAGCTGTTCGAGCCAGACGAGAGCCCCTTGAGCCGCCATTGGAAATTCTATCCCACAGAGATCCTAGGCAGGAACTTTCTCAAGCCAGCCGTTAACAGCCGAAAACCCACTCCTATCGAGCAGGCACCTCCGGAACCGCCCATATCCGAGGAGGAACTCCAGCGCCAGCAGGAACTGCTGCTGGAATATGTCCGCCAGGCGGTCACTCTGGAAAATGTAAATCGTTTTGCCGGCCAGGTGCTGAACCACCGAGAGACGGTTTCCGCTCTGGAACTGGCTTCCACGCAAAGTCAGGAATTTATCAAAATCATCGGACTTCACACATACTCACAATCCCCCGACCGCAATTATGAGATCTCCGAACAGGAGGAATGGGTCTCCTGCGGTGGGTTCCGATTCCAGCAGTTCTGGATACGCAGGCGAAGCTGA
- a CDS encoding DUF4194 domain-containing protein → MDVREVANYLLNHCFLPSQAEDLLEKHYYAVNHLEELRRIFKPLGYTVVYHSAPLKVIALVSEYEGNQAKLNKYESILLLIFRLLYLQKREKLSLDGAHVVATVGEIQEEYQKLGLPRKLDRITLEAILRTLKTYNLAKPLDRLTEEEAKIEIYPTVILALPDNVLKSSRDETAAALDKYRKAGEEDDV, encoded by the coding sequence ATGGACGTAAGAGAGGTCGCCAACTATTTGCTCAACCACTGCTTTCTTCCGTCGCAGGCGGAAGACCTGCTGGAAAAGCATTACTATGCGGTCAATCACTTGGAGGAGCTGCGCCGGATCTTCAAGCCCCTTGGCTATACGGTTGTCTACCATTCCGCGCCTCTGAAGGTGATCGCACTGGTCAGCGAGTATGAGGGCAACCAAGCGAAGCTGAATAAATATGAGAGCATCCTGCTGTTAATTTTCCGGCTACTGTATTTGCAAAAGCGGGAGAAGCTCTCTCTGGATGGAGCGCATGTCGTCGCCACAGTGGGAGAGATCCAGGAGGAGTATCAAAAGCTGGGTCTTCCCCGCAAGCTGGACCGGATCACGCTGGAAGCCATCCTGCGGACCCTCAAGACCTACAATCTGGCAAAGCCGCTGGACCGTCTCACCGAGGAAGAAGCCAAAATCGAGATCTATCCCACTGTTATTCTGGCGTTGCCAGACAATGTCCTGAAGTCATCCAGGGATGAGACGGCAGCGGCACTGGACAAATACCGCAAAGCCGGTGAGGAGGATGATGTATGA
- a CDS encoding Wadjet anti-phage system protein JetD domain-containing protein, translated as MMDYTHEILTAMVDRYERRKGTSAQNGKPQRAVTFDLAKYYPIYRDHLSEEEQAIDDAVTRLSSWQMVAAPRSAQGYYTKITLRLDHIQEIYEFLGRKPAQETRQEQLQLLLDAQRQNPDTLSSRFAGELMAALQAGRSPGYGLQGNVEKLRDVLLALEKIGQLNKETYVRNFSEAVFHDSKHFHSISGIIRSILSDLTDQPVEKKQILEYYNLLENPTYLYLKGGWILEFPDSCIRVTDLPGGIGLTSDGLSAIRSVLLEPRTVITVENLTTYHDIPSDDRAVLYLGGFPNSARASFLRMVYASKPDAVYLHYGDLDPYGLLILENLKQKTGIPFAASGMDLATLQACFQAGHYRPLTAEDRKVMQSPMLCAYREIFAFMQAHNCKAEQESLSAMKL; from the coding sequence ATGATGGACTACACCCACGAAATTCTCACGGCGATGGTGGATCGCTATGAACGCAGGAAAGGAACTTCTGCCCAGAACGGTAAGCCCCAGCGGGCGGTAACCTTTGATCTCGCAAAGTATTATCCCATATACCGGGACCACCTGAGCGAGGAGGAGCAGGCCATTGACGATGCGGTGACGCGCCTTTCCAGTTGGCAGATGGTTGCCGCCCCCCGCAGTGCCCAGGGATACTACACCAAGATTACTCTGCGGCTGGACCACATTCAGGAAATCTATGAATTTTTAGGGCGGAAACCAGCCCAGGAAACCCGGCAGGAGCAACTGCAGCTTCTATTGGATGCCCAGAGACAAAACCCGGATACTCTCTCCAGCCGCTTCGCCGGAGAGCTGATGGCCGCACTGCAGGCAGGACGTTCACCGGGATACGGCCTTCAGGGGAATGTTGAGAAACTACGGGATGTTCTGCTGGCTCTGGAAAAAATCGGGCAGTTAAACAAAGAGACCTATGTGCGCAACTTTTCCGAGGCCGTATTCCATGACTCCAAGCACTTTCACTCTATTTCCGGGATTATCCGCAGTATTCTCTCCGATTTGACAGACCAGCCGGTAGAAAAGAAGCAGATCCTGGAATATTACAATCTTTTGGAAAATCCAACCTACCTCTATTTGAAAGGAGGCTGGATATTGGAGTTTCCGGACTCATGTATCCGTGTTACTGATCTTCCAGGTGGTATCGGTTTGACCTCTGACGGTTTGAGTGCCATACGGTCTGTCCTTTTGGAGCCCCGGACAGTCATTACCGTAGAAAACCTCACTACCTATCACGACATTCCCTCAGACGATCGAGCCGTTTTATATCTGGGTGGTTTCCCAAATTCCGCACGGGCAAGTTTTCTTCGTATGGTTTACGCTTCCAAACCGGATGCTGTTTATCTGCATTATGGAGATCTGGATCCATACGGTCTTTTGATACTGGAAAACCTGAAACAAAAAACCGGAATTCCATTTGCCGCTTCAGGAATGGATCTTGCTACCCTGCAAGCTTGTTTCCAGGCAGGACATTACCGTCCGCTGACCGCAGAAGATCGGAAAGTCATGCAGTCACCTATGCTCTGTGCCTACCGGGAAATATTTGCCTTCATGCAGGCACATAACTGTAAAGCGGAGCAGGAATCTCTCTCTGCAATGAAATTATAA
- a CDS encoding ATP-binding protein has translation MIALCRLRLINWHNFVNDLLNIQQITYLIGVNGVGKTTILDALRYCLTTSKSFNALGNRKSKRTLLGSVHGKQRDQDGDRPRYSRKGHTVSYVGAEFRDDTAAPGKDTFVITVRVESEKPDEDMRHVQQRWYISPRGVMLEDLPFLGPDYIPTKREQFCPKNGKMRDTDNQKLAKDLICRALGIGAADSPLGKKFCAVFPMGTGMDDIEDFREFIYHYILPQPEIDPQALQQEQIELDHLNDVLLQAKERAQLLTEIGTLGETARSKQRDCRVNQGFVLYASQQAAEGAEEQILSAICDGNREIDRLQEELQYQKERTEQAHQRWMDALRENQNSPERQQLQVFEDLVKDREKDYTEARKALSSLQNAKQELEALNRKLSDCRRALPAEQMPDAIEQLPEQRQTEQLTAMEQLLREREDSLDQEEFQVRSDLQQLKERQKALQAKIETLEKGQLVYPDQDRAKRVCQAINRELAQQGMEADARILCEILTVQEPDWQACIEACLGNRRFDIFVSPRHYRTAKRVFEHLKAEVGQVSLLDSPALERDGEKDAASPQLSTLAAKVTSENWLAKYYVQNLLGQIVCCDTSEALEAYPQSATKDLLRHYPYRLARLRTPVLYIGMEARKQQLKAAWEEFSALRGQLTECTAQAQSLRDILEQCRRVLHSSVLEDLRKNWGSVQRHQASWQALEQARQEYEMWKENPILQAKITAEHLCQEEWTRQDQKRVEIEATLRSQTNKVQEKQGMQEQASREAEDARAGWLAFCQQEPLLQTEVEKKYQDAARSRPPDKIVQYQTNYQNQVDKALDEWLRDQLIPRQREYNTIYTCDYPLGLDGIETFREQQERLVHVDLERYSTSLHQAQERCRQRFREDILYRMKDDIYNAKRQFRELNHTMENLQYGEEVYQFVVQASADPERRAFYDVIMQDSNRRIQGDGSIEDFLARNDPAYETQVDELMERILAELKANAQRRQEGKHLATELSRYVDYRYYLEYDIECRNQITGGVTRLSAVSQDSSGGENQAPFYIAICASLLQIYDKCENSIRLALLDEAFSRMTSDRIRPMMQMLRKMQLQTVLITTVEKASAIQPYCDTTCSIIKSGTRNAVRPFYQDVRE, from the coding sequence ATGATTGCACTGTGCCGCCTGCGGCTGATCAACTGGCATAATTTTGTCAACGACCTTCTGAATATCCAGCAGATCACCTATCTGATCGGCGTCAACGGTGTGGGCAAGACCACGATCCTGGACGCCCTGCGGTATTGCCTCACCACGAGCAAAAGCTTCAACGCCCTGGGCAACCGCAAGAGCAAGCGAACACTGCTGGGCTCGGTACACGGCAAACAGCGGGATCAGGACGGAGACCGTCCCCGGTACAGCCGCAAGGGGCATACTGTATCCTATGTCGGCGCCGAATTTCGGGATGATACCGCAGCCCCTGGGAAGGACACCTTTGTCATTACGGTCCGGGTGGAATCTGAGAAACCTGACGAGGACATGCGTCACGTACAGCAGCGCTGGTACATCTCTCCCCGGGGCGTCATGCTGGAGGACCTCCCCTTCCTGGGCCCCGACTATATTCCCACAAAGCGGGAACAGTTCTGCCCGAAAAATGGGAAAATGCGGGATACCGACAATCAAAAGCTGGCAAAAGACCTGATCTGCCGCGCGCTGGGGATTGGAGCAGCAGACTCCCCGTTGGGGAAGAAATTCTGTGCGGTATTTCCCATGGGTACCGGGATGGACGACATTGAGGACTTCCGGGAATTCATCTATCACTACATCCTCCCCCAGCCGGAAATTGACCCCCAAGCACTGCAGCAGGAGCAGATCGAATTGGATCATCTGAACGACGTGCTGCTCCAGGCAAAGGAGCGGGCGCAGCTGCTGACGGAGATCGGTACCCTGGGTGAAACTGCCCGTTCCAAGCAGCGGGACTGCAGAGTGAACCAGGGGTTTGTTCTATATGCCAGCCAACAGGCGGCAGAGGGGGCAGAGGAGCAGATCCTCTCTGCCATCTGCGACGGAAACCGGGAGATCGACCGTCTGCAAGAAGAGCTGCAGTATCAGAAGGAGCGGACGGAGCAGGCCCACCAGCGGTGGATGGATGCCCTGCGGGAAAACCAGAACAGCCCGGAACGCCAGCAGCTGCAGGTCTTCGAGGATCTGGTAAAAGACCGTGAAAAAGACTACACGGAGGCCCGAAAAGCCCTCTCCTCTCTACAAAACGCCAAACAGGAGCTGGAAGCCCTCAATCGAAAGCTGTCCGACTGCAGACGAGCACTTCCGGCCGAACAGATGCCGGATGCCATTGAGCAGCTGCCGGAGCAGCGGCAGACGGAGCAGCTCACCGCCATGGAACAATTGCTTCGGGAGCGGGAAGATTCCCTGGATCAGGAGGAATTTCAGGTCCGAAGCGATCTCCAACAGCTGAAGGAGCGGCAAAAAGCCCTTCAGGCGAAAATTGAAACGCTGGAAAAGGGCCAGTTGGTCTATCCGGATCAGGACCGGGCAAAACGGGTCTGCCAGGCCATCAACCGGGAGTTGGCCCAGCAGGGTATGGAGGCCGATGCCCGCATTCTCTGCGAGATCCTGACGGTACAAGAGCCCGACTGGCAGGCGTGTATCGAAGCCTGTCTGGGAAACCGCCGCTTCGACATTTTCGTCTCCCCCCGGCATTACCGTACCGCCAAACGGGTATTTGAGCATCTGAAAGCCGAGGTCGGACAGGTCAGCCTTCTGGACAGTCCTGCTCTGGAGCGGGATGGCGAAAAAGACGCCGCCTCCCCGCAACTCAGTACTCTCGCCGCCAAAGTCACCAGTGAAAACTGGCTGGCCAAATACTATGTGCAGAACCTGCTGGGGCAAATCGTCTGCTGCGATACGTCGGAGGCGCTGGAAGCGTATCCCCAGAGCGCCACAAAAGATCTTCTGCGGCACTATCCTTATCGGTTGGCACGTCTGCGAACGCCCGTGCTGTATATCGGTATGGAAGCCCGCAAGCAGCAGCTGAAAGCTGCCTGGGAGGAGTTTTCAGCTTTGCGCGGACAGCTGACCGAGTGCACCGCCCAGGCACAGTCCCTGCGGGATATTCTGGAGCAATGCCGCCGCGTTCTGCACAGCAGCGTTCTGGAGGATCTGCGCAAAAACTGGGGCAGCGTCCAGCGGCACCAAGCCAGTTGGCAGGCGCTGGAGCAGGCACGGCAGGAATACGAGATGTGGAAGGAAAATCCCATTCTCCAGGCAAAGATCACCGCCGAACATCTCTGCCAGGAAGAATGGACGCGGCAGGATCAAAAGCGGGTGGAAATCGAAGCCACCCTCCGCTCCCAAACGAATAAAGTCCAGGAAAAACAAGGGATGCAGGAGCAGGCCAGCCGGGAGGCGGAAGACGCCAGAGCAGGCTGGCTGGCGTTTTGCCAGCAGGAACCCTTGCTGCAGACAGAGGTAGAGAAAAAATATCAGGACGCAGCCCGCAGCCGTCCCCCGGACAAGATCGTCCAATACCAAACGAATTATCAAAATCAGGTGGATAAAGCATTGGACGAATGGCTGCGGGATCAGCTGATCCCCAGGCAGCGGGAGTATAACACCATCTACACCTGTGATTATCCTCTGGGGCTGGATGGCATCGAGACCTTCCGGGAACAGCAGGAACGGCTGGTTCATGTAGATCTGGAACGGTACTCTACCAGTCTGCACCAGGCACAAGAACGGTGCCGCCAGCGCTTCCGTGAAGACATTCTTTATCGGATGAAGGACGATATCTATAACGCCAAGCGGCAATTCCGGGAACTCAACCACACAATGGAAAACCTGCAGTACGGTGAGGAGGTCTATCAGTTCGTTGTCCAGGCCAGCGCCGATCCCGAACGCCGGGCATTTTATGATGTAATCATGCAGGACAGCAACCGGCGGATCCAGGGGGACGGCAGTATCGAAGATTTTCTGGCCCGCAATGACCCGGCCTACGAAACGCAGGTGGACGAATTGATGGAGCGGATCCTAGCAGAGCTGAAAGCCAATGCCCAGCGCCGCCAAGAGGGAAAGCATCTGGCCACAGAGCTGTCTCGCTATGTGGACTACCGGTACTACCTGGAATATGATATTGAGTGCCGCAACCAGATCACCGGCGGCGTGACCCGCCTCTCTGCGGTCAGTCAGGACAGCAGCGGCGGAGAGAATCAGGCGCCGTTCTATATTGCAATCTGTGCATCCCTGCTGCAGATCTACGACAAATGCGAGAACAGCATTCGCCTGGCACTGCTGGACGAGGCGTTCAGCCGCATGACCAGCGACCGCATCCGCCCCATGATGCAGATGCTGCGCAAAATGCAGCTACAGACGGTACTGATCACCACAGTGGAAAAGGCCTCGGCCATCCAGCCCTACTGTGACACCACCTGTTCCATTATCAAAAGCGGTACGCGCAATGCTGTCCGCCCATTTTATCAGGATGTGAGGGAATGA
- a CDS encoding DUF2200 family protein — protein MDVTQMPFAKLYPLLVAKAERKGRTREEVDQVTTWLTGYTAGDIARLEQSTVSYGDFFLNAPVLKPNRTIQHPVNGGGAPLRFSGDRLDAVRFQILFIFRTPFPWM, from the coding sequence ATGGATGTCACTCAAATGCCCTTTGCAAAGCTCTATCCTCTGCTGGTGGCAAAAGCGGAGCGGAAAGGCCGCACGCGAGAAGAGGTGGACCAGGTCACAACCTGGCTCACCGGCTACACCGCCGGAGACATCGCCCGTCTGGAACAGTCCACGGTCAGTTACGGTGACTTCTTTCTGAACGCTCCGGTTCTAAAACCCAATCGCACAATTCAACATCCGGTCAATGGTGGAGGTGCTCCTCTCCGTTTTTCCGGTGACCGTCTTGATGCCGTGAGATTCCAGATACTTTTTATCTTCCGGACGCCGTTTCCCTGGATGTAG